The DNA window GTCCGGACCGGTCGTGATGTGAAGGAAGAACACCACATGCACGCCCATCTGCGCGATCGCGAGCACGATGATGGCGACGGGAATGCTCGGCTGCCAGACCAGATCGGTCCCGGCGATGAAGAATGAGGTCGCGGTCAGGAGCAGCGCCAATCCCAGGCCAATAAGATAACCCAGTATCCGAGGGCCGATGCCGCCTTCGCTTTCTTCACCCGGCGCGAGGTCGGTTTGATGCAGTTCGTGAGCCTGGTCACTCATGCCGCGCTCCCGAGGAGATAGACCACCGAAAACACCGCGACCCAGATGATGTCGAGCGCGTGCCAGAACAGCGCAAAGCACACGATGCGGCGCTGGATATCGGCGCGAAAGCCCTTGGCGAACACCTGCGCCATCATGGTGAGAAGCCAGAGGATGCCGGCCGAAACGTGCAGGCCGTGGCATCCGACCAGCGTGAAGAAAGCCGAGAGAAAGGCGCTTCGCGTCGGTCCGGCGCCGCGTGCAACGAGGCCGGCGAATTCCCTTATCTCGATAAAAAGAAACGCCAGGCCAAGCAGGCAAGTAATCGCCATCGCGACCTGGAACCAGAACCGGTTGCGCACATCGGCCGCGATGCTTGCCATTCCGCAGGCGAAGCTCGACAGCAACAGGCAGAGAGTTTCGATGGCGACATTCCTCAGGTCAAACAACTCGGCGCCGCTCGGTCCACCTGCAGTCTGCCCCGACAGCACCGCAAAGGCGGCGAAGAAGCAGGAGAACATCACCATGTCGCTGAGCAGGAATATCCAGAAGCCGTAAGCGGTCACGGTCCGCTTCGGCGCCGGTCCCTCATACTCCCCAACCAGAACGTGGTGTGGATCGCGCTCTCCTTGCGTCATGGTCGCAACGCTCATCAGACGCTCCCCGCGGCGGTGACGAGGTCGCGGCGTTCGGCGATGTTGGCTCGATCGACCCGCGCCACCTCGTCCGCCGGAATTTCATACTCGTCATGGTCCCGCCATGCGAACACGACGAAGGTGGCGAAGGCGCCGATGAAGCCCGCGATCACCATCCACCAGATGTGCCAGATCATGGCAAATCCCATCACGGCGGCGAAGAAGGCGCAGACGAATCCGGTCGGCGAATTACGCGGCATCTCGATCGCTTCGTAATGCGGCTCTTCGAACCCTTCCTGTTTGGCTTTCACCTTCATCTCCCAATAGGGATCCGGCCCGTTCACATAGGGCAGCACCGCGAAATTGAACACCGGCGGCGGCGAAGCGGTCGCCCACTCCAGCGACCGGCCGTCCCAGGGATCGCCGGTGTGGTCGCGCAATTGCTCGCGGTCGCGGATGCTGACGACGAGCTGCGCGATCTGAAAGATGATTCCGATCAAAATCAAAATAGCCCCGAAGCCAGCCACTATCAGCCATGGCCGCCATTCCGGCACATCGTAATGCTGCATCCGCCGCGTCATGCCGAGGAAGCCAACCGCGTAAAGCGGCATGAAGGCGACGTAGAAGCCGACCAGCCAGAACCAGAACGCCGCCTTGCCAAGTCCCTCGTGAAGACGGAAGCCGAATGCCTTCGGAAACCAGTAGGTGTAGCCGGCAAAGGCGCCGAACAGCACACCACCGATGATCACATTGTGAAAGTGAGCGACCAGGAAAAGGCTGTTGTGCAGGAGGAAGTCCGCCGGCGGCACCGCGACCAGAACGCCCGTCAGCCCGCCAAGAATGAACGTCACCATGAATCCGATCGACCACATCATCGGCGTGGTGAAGCGAATGCGTCCGCCATACATCGTGAACAGCCAGTTGTAGATCTTCACACCGGTCGGCACCGCGATGATCATGCTGGCGATGCCGAATATGGCGTTGACGTCGGGTCCGGCGCCCATGGTGAAGAAATGATGCAGCCACACCATGAAGGAGATGATGCAAATCGCCATCGTGGCCAGCACCATCGAACGGTAGCCGAATAGCGGCTTGCCGGAGAAGGTCGAGACGACTTCCGAAAAAATCCCGAACGCCGGCAGAACGAGGATGTAAACCTCCGGGTGTCCCCAGGCCCAGATCAGGTTCATGAACATCATCATGTTGCCGCCGGCTTCATTGGTGAAGAAATGGAAGCCGAGATAGCGATCGAGGATCAGCATCGCCAGTGTCGCGGTCAGGATCGGGAACGCCGCCACGATCAGCAGATTCGACGCAAGCGTGGTCCAGCAGAACATCGGCATGCGGAGATAATTCATGCCTCTGGTGCGGATCTTCAGCACGGTGGTGACCAGATTGATGCCGGCGACCAGCGTGCCCACGCCAGAAATTTGGAGCGACCACAGATAGTAATCGACGCCGACCCCCGGCGAATAGGTCAGCTCCGACAAAGGCGGATAAGGCAGCCAGCCGGTTCGCGCGAACTCGCCGACCACCAGCGACACATTGACCAGTAGCGCGCCGGTTGCCGTGAGCCAGAACCCGACCGAGTTCAGCGTCGGAAACGCGACGTCGCGGACGCCGAGCTGCAGCGGGACCACCAGATTCATCAATCCGATCACGAACGGCATCGCGACAAAAAAGATCATGATGGTGCCGTGCGCGGAGAAGATCTGGTTGTAGTGGTCCGGCGGCAGATAGCCTTGCGAATGAAAGGCCACCGCCTGCTGCGCCCGCATCATGATGGCGTCGCTGAACCCGCGCAGCAGCATCACCATCGCGAGCAAGGTGTACATGACGCCGATCCGCTTGTGATCGACGCTGGTGATCCATTCG is part of the Bradyrhizobium canariense genome and encodes:
- the cyoD gene encoding cytochrome o ubiquinol oxidase subunit IV; the protein is MSDQAHELHQTDLAPGEESEGGIGPRILGYLIGLGLALLLTATSFFIAGTDLVWQPSIPVAIIVLAIAQMGVHVVFFLHITTGPDNTNNVMALAFGILIVVLVIGGSLWIMSNLNHNMMPMDQIMQMQR
- a CDS encoding cytochrome (ubi)quinol oxidase subunit III — its product is MSVATMTQGERDPHHVLVGEYEGPAPKRTVTAYGFWIFLLSDMVMFSCFFAAFAVLSGQTAGGPSGAELFDLRNVAIETLCLLLSSFACGMASIAADVRNRFWFQVAMAITCLLGLAFLFIEIREFAGLVARGAGPTRSAFLSAFFTLVGCHGLHVSAGILWLLTMMAQVFAKGFRADIQRRIVCFALFWHALDIIWVAVFSVVYLLGSAA
- the cyoB gene encoding cytochrome o ubiquinol oxidase subunit I; translation: MFGKLSWAAVPIDQPIPLIAGAVVLVAILAVLVWVVVKGHLPYLWHEWITSVDHKRIGVMYTLLAMVMLLRGFSDAIMMRAQQAVAFHSQGYLPPDHYNQIFSAHGTIMIFFVAMPFVIGLMNLVVPLQLGVRDVAFPTLNSVGFWLTATGALLVNVSLVVGEFARTGWLPYPPLSELTYSPGVGVDYYLWSLQISGVGTLVAGINLVTTVLKIRTRGMNYLRMPMFCWTTLASNLLIVAAFPILTATLAMLILDRYLGFHFFTNEAGGNMMMFMNLIWAWGHPEVYILVLPAFGIFSEVVSTFSGKPLFGYRSMVLATMAICIISFMVWLHHFFTMGAGPDVNAIFGIASMIIAVPTGVKIYNWLFTMYGGRIRFTTPMMWSIGFMVTFILGGLTGVLVAVPPADFLLHNSLFLVAHFHNVIIGGVLFGAFAGYTYWFPKAFGFRLHEGLGKAAFWFWLVGFYVAFMPLYAVGFLGMTRRMQHYDVPEWRPWLIVAGFGAILILIGIIFQIAQLVVSIRDREQLRDHTGDPWDGRSLEWATASPPPVFNFAVLPYVNGPDPYWEMKVKAKQEGFEEPHYEAIEMPRNSPTGFVCAFFAAVMGFAMIWHIWWMVIAGFIGAFATFVVFAWRDHDEYEIPADEVARVDRANIAERRDLVTAAGSV